A DNA window from Luteolibacter luteus contains the following coding sequences:
- a CDS encoding beta strand repeat-containing protein codes for MNNPRSTLLHAALRTLIVSATTTGAAFAQNSISLNFTDSDAGSIITTGTAGAVPVAATNWNNLASTNGDGSAASLKDNTGAATSAAVTWVSANTWRNGGTTTTGNGQLTKGFLDDGGGGCRISLSNIPYLSYNAYVIVAADQGGATQGIANLRPVRVNGVAYSHNDTATVAVDANWTAQNWNDSANLVEGQNYLKIQNLGGLSLAIQGGDNSGGSRGPIAGLQIENSYTGSFSYWDLNGNTAGAGDASPTGAWSAAAANWNAAADGTGTTAGWAGAGHSAVFAAGTDATGTYTVNVSGTQNADAIITEQGNVTLSGGGLNLSSPAVLRAGTGSSLTVNSALGGTNGLVLEGASSITLSGAHTISGAGIISVPNLTLNGSTLPSLSALTIGDNVTLNATGSSVTASGGLTAGSATSITSAGSTIAIGGDINLTGASFSSSGASTLSAKNLFLNATATAASISLSGTSAVHLSSVAPAQSFFGLQGGSLTLADSASVSTDRWSNWGSGQTHALSISGNAQLNVTDDLVLGDQTNAAITVTQTGGTVTNTGITNNPGGNDLSNRWGHWGGGTTVYNISAGALNLTGAPLYLSWDGTATLNVSGSATVNLKAVNMGYNDKNQASTINLTGGHLNIGADGIVSGGTQNKTINLGAGTLGALTSWSSPLAINVTDATTIDTGSHDITLSGALGGTGSITKTGTGNLALSGTNTFAGPTNVNAGSLQIGGETGGTINLASGATIKTGTPILPQAGVVHTLNLASGSSSSFRIGTTPDLLAVVDPGGLTTTGTHSINIAAAPGLSPGTYPLFEYEGTISGTGYGAFAIGSRPHITATLSHNVADTSVDLVITEIDSLVWKGTNGSDWSLNNAQNWALLSNAGTAPYFQTDLVQFDDSAATGNVVISGSITPGEVLFNNSTLAYTLSGTGLGGPADLIKDGTAKVTLTNDNTYIGSTVVNAGTLQVGNGTSGSISPLSPVIIAPGAEFIWHPAGNASFVNPVTNNGVLRVQGTGNTSLSGDWTQNSSGEIIVDSSGITSFDTPKPGWTGNLTVNAGTLRTIRGNFGPASSARTFTFNGASTLLSLQQNNVFGNGNTDPAAMMQLVLNGATLTSTAYNELGHVTLNGAKISGASAETSLVYRGFELRGTITVTGSTPSLIETTTAHENHLDPATPFIVGDVTGSSAPDLVVTAPFRDGSNNNGTTPGGMRKQGPGTMDLAAVNTYTGATSVQEGKLRVSGSIAAGAVTVDSGATLEGTGSIGGTVTIASGATLSPGTSAGTLSIGTDLALNGTLKAELDGATGDRVNVTGVLDITNATLDLTLLPGGSTLGSYVLAQYGALTGTAFAQVNNLPAGYTLNYHYGPNSNQIALVNPGSDPYLNWATSPPYNLSGDDALAGADPDKDGISNGIEFVIGGNPTTTGDGSKLPTAAIAGSMFEFTFRRADQSNYSPFPAVQYGSVLDGWTTAENGTNGVVITVTNDFYGTGVDRVVVSIPRSLAVGQKLFARLVAQQ; via the coding sequence ATGAACAACCCTCGCTCAACTCTTCTCCACGCGGCGCTACGTACCTTGATCGTCTCCGCGACAACCACCGGTGCAGCTTTTGCCCAAAATAGCATCAGCCTGAACTTCACCGATTCCGATGCAGGCAGCATCATCACGACTGGCACCGCTGGTGCCGTCCCCGTTGCCGCGACGAATTGGAACAACCTCGCCAGCACGAATGGCGATGGCAGCGCCGCGAGCCTGAAGGACAATACCGGTGCCGCCACTTCCGCCGCGGTCACCTGGGTCTCCGCGAATACCTGGCGCAACGGAGGCACCACCACCACTGGCAATGGTCAGCTGACCAAGGGCTTCCTCGATGATGGCGGCGGCGGTTGCCGGATCAGCCTCTCGAACATCCCCTACCTCTCCTACAATGCCTACGTCATCGTCGCTGCAGACCAAGGAGGAGCGACCCAAGGCATCGCGAACTTGCGCCCCGTCCGAGTGAATGGCGTGGCCTATAGCCACAACGACACCGCCACCGTCGCTGTGGATGCCAACTGGACCGCCCAGAATTGGAACGACAGCGCGAACCTCGTTGAAGGGCAGAATTACCTGAAGATCCAGAACCTCGGTGGCCTCAGCCTTGCCATCCAAGGCGGTGACAATAGCGGCGGCTCCCGCGGCCCAATCGCAGGCCTGCAAATCGAGAACTCCTACACCGGCAGCTTCTCCTACTGGGACCTTAATGGGAACACAGCAGGTGCAGGCGATGCTTCTCCCACCGGCGCATGGAGTGCCGCGGCCGCGAACTGGAATGCGGCTGCTGACGGCACCGGCACCACCGCCGGTTGGGCAGGTGCGGGACACAGTGCCGTCTTCGCCGCCGGTACGGATGCCACAGGCACCTACACGGTGAACGTCTCCGGCACGCAGAACGCGGATGCCATCATCACCGAGCAAGGCAACGTCACCCTCAGCGGCGGCGGCCTGAATCTCTCCTCTCCTGCGGTTCTACGCGCGGGCACAGGTTCCAGCCTTACCGTGAATTCGGCACTCGGCGGCACAAATGGTCTGGTGCTTGAAGGAGCCTCCAGCATCACCCTTTCCGGCGCACATACCATTTCCGGTGCAGGCATCATCTCCGTGCCGAACCTCACGCTGAATGGTAGCACCCTGCCCTCGCTGAGTGCCCTGACCATCGGCGACAACGTCACCTTGAATGCCACCGGATCCTCGGTGACGGCAAGCGGCGGACTCACCGCGGGTAGCGCCACGAGCATCACCTCGGCAGGCTCCACCATCGCCATCGGCGGCGACATCAATCTGACTGGCGCAAGTTTCTCGAGCAGCGGCGCGAGCACTCTGAGCGCGAAGAATCTCTTTCTGAATGCCACTGCCACCGCTGCCTCCATTTCGCTCTCCGGAACCTCCGCGGTCCATCTCAGCTCCGTCGCGCCGGCCCAAAGCTTCTTCGGTCTGCAAGGTGGTTCACTGACACTTGCGGATTCCGCCTCAGTCAGCACCGACCGCTGGTCAAACTGGGGCAGTGGCCAGACCCATGCCCTTTCCATCTCCGGAAACGCTCAGCTGAATGTAACCGACGACCTCGTGCTCGGTGATCAAACCAATGCCGCGATCACTGTCACGCAGACCGGAGGCACGGTGACAAACACCGGCATCACCAACAATCCCGGCGGCAATGACCTTTCCAACCGCTGGGGCCACTGGGGCGGCGGGACCACCGTTTACAACATCAGCGCGGGTGCGCTGAATCTCACCGGCGCACCGCTTTATCTCTCCTGGGACGGTACTGCCACCCTCAATGTGAGCGGCTCCGCCACGGTGAACCTCAAGGCGGTGAACATGGGCTACAACGACAAGAACCAAGCCTCCACCATCAATCTCACCGGCGGGCATCTCAATATCGGTGCCGATGGTATCGTCAGCGGCGGCACGCAGAACAAGACGATCAATCTCGGTGCCGGCACGCTTGGCGCATTGACATCGTGGTCATCCCCGCTGGCGATCAACGTCACCGACGCGACCACCATTGATACCGGCAGCCACGACATCACGCTCTCCGGCGCACTCGGCGGCACGGGCAGCATCACGAAGACCGGCACCGGAAACCTCGCACTCTCCGGCACGAACACCTTCGCCGGTCCCACGAACGTGAATGCGGGCAGCCTCCAGATCGGGGGCGAGACTGGCGGCACCATCAATCTCGCCTCGGGTGCCACCATCAAGACGGGCACGCCCATCCTTCCTCAGGCGGGCGTTGTTCACACCTTGAATCTCGCCTCGGGGAGTTCCTCCAGCTTCCGCATCGGCACCACTCCCGACCTCCTCGCTGTCGTCGATCCTGGCGGACTGACGACCACCGGCACGCACAGCATCAACATTGCTGCCGCACCGGGCCTGTCTCCCGGCACCTATCCGCTCTTCGAATATGAAGGCACGATCAGCGGCACAGGCTACGGAGCCTTTGCCATCGGCTCGCGCCCGCACATTACCGCCACGCTTTCGCACAATGTCGCGGATACCTCCGTGGATCTCGTGATCACCGAGATCGACAGCCTCGTGTGGAAGGGAACAAATGGCTCCGATTGGAGCCTGAACAATGCTCAAAACTGGGCGTTGCTTTCGAACGCCGGGACGGCTCCCTATTTCCAGACCGACCTCGTGCAATTTGATGACAGCGCCGCCACCGGCAATGTCGTCATCAGCGGCAGCATCACGCCGGGTGAGGTGCTCTTCAACAACTCGACGCTCGCCTACACCCTCAGCGGCACCGGCCTCGGCGGGCCTGCCGATCTGATCAAGGACGGCACCGCAAAGGTCACGCTGACCAATGACAATACCTACATCGGCAGCACGGTGGTCAATGCAGGCACCCTGCAAGTGGGCAATGGAACCAGCGGCTCGATCAGCCCGCTCAGCCCCGTGATCATCGCTCCCGGCGCGGAGTTCATCTGGCATCCCGCGGGGAATGCCAGCTTCGTGAACCCGGTCACGAACAACGGAGTGCTCCGCGTGCAAGGCACCGGAAATACCAGCCTCAGCGGAGACTGGACGCAGAACAGCAGCGGCGAGATCATCGTGGATTCCAGCGGCATCACCAGCTTCGACACCCCGAAGCCGGGCTGGACCGGAAATCTCACCGTGAATGCCGGCACGCTCCGCACCATCCGTGGAAACTTCGGCCCGGCAAGCAGCGCACGCACCTTCACCTTCAATGGTGCCTCGACGCTCCTCTCGCTGCAGCAGAACAACGTCTTCGGAAACGGCAACACGGATCCTGCCGCGATGATGCAGCTGGTGCTGAATGGCGCGACGCTGACGTCCACCGCCTACAACGAGCTCGGGCACGTGACGCTAAACGGCGCCAAGATCTCGGGGGCTTCCGCAGAGACCTCCTTGGTTTATCGCGGCTTCGAGCTCCGCGGAACGATCACCGTGACGGGCAGCACGCCCTCGCTGATCGAAACCACCACGGCGCATGAGAACCATCTGGATCCCGCAACCCCCTTCATCGTGGGTGATGTGACCGGCAGCAGTGCTCCGGACCTGGTGGTCACCGCGCCCTTCCGCGATGGAAGCAACAACAACGGCACCACCCCCGGCGGCATGAGGAAACAAGGCCCCGGCACCATGGATCTCGCCGCAGTCAATACCTACACCGGCGCGACCAGCGTCCAGGAAGGCAAGCTGCGGGTCAGCGGATCCATCGCTGCCGGTGCAGTCACCGTGGATAGCGGTGCCACTCTGGAAGGCACGGGAAGCATCGGCGGAACTGTCACGATAGCCAGCGGTGCCACGCTTTCGCCGGGCACCTCGGCAGGCACACTGAGCATCGGCACGGATCTCGCGCTGAATGGCACGCTGAAGGCGGAGCTCGATGGAGCCACGGGGGATCGGGTGAATGTCACGGGTGTGCTCGACATCACGAATGCCACCCTCGACCTCACCCTACTTCCCGGCGGGTCGACCCTTGGCAGCTATGTACTCGCCCAGTATGGCGCACTGACCGGCACGGCCTTCGCGCAGGTCAACAACCTCCCCGCAGGCTACACCCTGAACTACCACTACGGCCCGAACTCGAACCAGATCGCCCTGGTGAATCCCGGCTCCGATCCGTATCTGAACTGGGCCACCAGTCCTCCATATAATCTCAGCGGCGATGACGCGCTGGCCGGTGCGGACCCGGACAAGGACGGCATCTCAAATGGCATCGAG
- the rsmH gene encoding 16S rRNA (cytosine(1402)-N(4))-methyltransferase RsmH, protein MHVPIMVEECLAALHLEPGQTGVDGTLGYGGHARQILARIAPGGHLIGLDLDPIEQPKTVARLLESGFGEETFTAVHSNYAGIRKVLDGQGIGAVDFVFADLGCSSMQFDNPARGFTFKSDGPLDMRMNPQRGISAADWLAKVKASKLAEALRENSDEPYADEIAAELAGKRFKGTKDLVESLQRLPLMARMDEERAELTVRRVFQAIRIAVNEEFSSLDAFLRQLPDCLKPGGRAAILTFHSGEDRRVKKAFQAGGRDGVYVEVSDGVVIAGPEERRNNPRSAPAKLRWAVKGESRR, encoded by the coding sequence ATGCATGTCCCGATCATGGTGGAGGAGTGCCTGGCCGCGCTACACTTGGAGCCCGGGCAGACCGGGGTGGATGGGACGCTCGGCTATGGTGGGCATGCACGGCAAATTCTAGCGCGAATTGCGCCGGGCGGGCACTTGATCGGGCTGGATCTGGATCCGATCGAGCAGCCGAAGACGGTGGCACGCTTGCTCGAGTCGGGTTTTGGCGAGGAGACCTTCACGGCGGTTCACTCAAACTACGCCGGAATCAGGAAGGTGCTGGACGGTCAGGGGATCGGCGCGGTGGATTTCGTGTTTGCGGATTTGGGGTGCTCCTCGATGCAATTCGACAATCCGGCACGCGGCTTCACCTTCAAGTCGGATGGGCCGCTGGACATGCGGATGAATCCTCAGCGCGGAATCTCCGCAGCGGATTGGCTGGCGAAGGTGAAGGCCTCGAAGCTAGCCGAGGCCTTGCGCGAGAACTCCGACGAACCCTACGCGGACGAAATCGCCGCGGAGTTGGCGGGGAAGCGTTTCAAGGGCACGAAGGATCTCGTCGAATCCCTGCAGCGCTTGCCGCTGATGGCACGGATGGATGAAGAGCGTGCGGAGTTAACGGTCCGTCGGGTTTTCCAAGCGATCCGGATTGCGGTGAATGAAGAATTTTCCTCGTTAGATGCTTTTCTGCGGCAGTTGCCGGATTGCCTGAAACCGGGGGGGCGCGCGGCGATTCTTACTTTCCATTCCGGCGAGGACCGCCGGGTGAAAAAAGCTTTCCAAGCGGGCGGGCGGGACGGGGTTTATGTCGAAGTAAGCGACGGTGTCGTGATTGCCGGGCCGGAGGAGCGGCGGAACAATCCGCGGAGCGCTCCGGCGAAGTTGCGCTGGGCGGTGAAAGGGGAAAGTCGCCGGTAA
- a CDS encoding DUF2891 domain-containing protein, translating into MLRSLVIPLVAALVVSPGLAQEKGMTLEQASGFVKLAMAGLDREYPNKTGHVTTGPDDMKSPREMHPVFYGHFDWHSSVHGHWTLVKLMKEFPDAPFAAEVREVLDKRFNQEAIAKETAYFQLKENKSFERMYGWAWLLRLAQELRGFENDPVAGQWSARLKPLEDEIVGLAKGYLPKLDWPVRCGFHPETAFPLAQMIDYARAVKDTEFEKLLLEKARAFYGKDRNYPTAYEPSGNDFFSPGLNVADLMRRVMPAEEYGKWLIGYFPDLVKGQAGNLLTPVTVSDPTDGHLIHLAGLNLNRAWTMRGIASVLPVWDTRKQSLLDAAAKHEEAGLSMVTTGHYEGEHWLGSFAVYLLSGTGVDRQRSE; encoded by the coding sequence ATGTTAAGATCGCTGGTGATTCCGTTGGTGGCCGCGCTTGTCGTTTCGCCAGGCTTGGCTCAGGAGAAGGGCATGACCTTGGAACAGGCGAGCGGCTTCGTGAAACTGGCAATGGCGGGTCTTGATCGGGAGTATCCGAACAAGACGGGCCATGTGACGACAGGGCCGGATGACATGAAGTCACCCCGGGAGATGCATCCGGTATTCTACGGGCACTTCGATTGGCACTCCTCAGTGCACGGTCACTGGACCTTGGTGAAGCTGATGAAGGAGTTTCCGGACGCTCCCTTCGCGGCGGAGGTCCGGGAGGTCCTCGACAAACGATTCAATCAAGAGGCGATCGCGAAGGAGACGGCCTATTTCCAGCTAAAGGAAAACAAGAGCTTCGAGCGAATGTATGGCTGGGCGTGGCTGCTGCGACTGGCGCAGGAACTTCGAGGATTTGAGAATGACCCGGTGGCCGGCCAGTGGTCGGCGCGCTTGAAGCCGTTGGAGGACGAGATCGTCGGCTTGGCAAAGGGTTATCTGCCGAAGCTGGATTGGCCGGTGCGCTGCGGATTTCACCCGGAGACTGCTTTCCCTCTCGCGCAGATGATCGACTACGCACGGGCGGTGAAAGATACGGAGTTCGAGAAACTGCTGCTTGAAAAGGCGCGGGCTTTCTACGGGAAAGATCGTAATTATCCGACGGCCTATGAGCCATCCGGGAATGACTTCTTCTCACCGGGTCTCAATGTAGCGGACCTGATGCGCCGGGTGATGCCGGCGGAGGAATATGGGAAGTGGTTGATCGGCTATTTCCCGGACTTGGTGAAGGGGCAGGCGGGGAATCTGCTGACACCGGTAACGGTGAGCGATCCGACGGATGGACACCTGATCCACCTTGCCGGGCTGAATTTGAATCGCGCGTGGACAATGCGGGGAATCGCCTCGGTACTGCCAGTCTGGGATACGCGGAAACAGTCCTTGCTCGATGCCGCGGCGAAGCATGAAGAAGCGGGGCTATCGATGGTGACGACGGGGCACTACGAAGGTGAGCACTGGCTGGGATCCTTCGCGGTGTACTTGTTGAGCGGGACGGGAGTGGACAGACAGAGGTCCGAGTGA
- a CDS encoding phosphatidylinositol-specific phospholipase C domain-containing protein, protein MKHSLGRLLGLLMAALPFSAGAAGNDWMTPLDGNLPLSQFSIPGTHDSGALVEPISGTAKCQNLSIGDQLNAGVRFLDIRCRHINDAFAIHHGQVYQNMNFNDVLNATIGFLNSNPGETVIMSVKEEYTPSGNTRSFEATFDTYTAANPSKWLLGSSIPTLTQARGKIVLFRRFGASSTPKGIDASSWPDNTTFSTGGTLRVQDCYNVSNNDTKWAQILQVLNEARYGGPNTLYVNFSSGTSSGIFGIPNIPNVSNNINPRLVTFFNGNPSGRFGSILMDFADASKCTQIYNTNAPAGRPAYRPAYFMIVNRNSGKCLDLISGNTGNGAQVNQWTYDYNGANQRWVLAPTENSDHFRISSWVSGKCACIEMDSTAAGAKLHAYDYTGNNPGQQFDLVDAGGGYYKIRNVKSGLILQITGTGTANNDRVEQATDTGAINQQWRLQPWGDYFARASTGKYICVENMGSTNGSPVIQYTYENNPWFKWRFESVTDGHLRAFSLNALTRVISVVNGTSVNGEDCHLWDYNVSNAGDQKLRILPKTNGLFKFYFVHDGMSWDIPGGNTGNNVRLEQYPNNGNSWQDFLLERAP, encoded by the coding sequence ATGAAACACTCCTTGGGCCGATTGCTCGGCCTGTTGATGGCGGCGCTACCTTTCAGCGCCGGAGCCGCAGGGAACGACTGGATGACCCCGCTCGACGGGAATCTCCCGCTATCCCAATTCTCCATCCCCGGCACCCATGACTCGGGAGCCTTGGTCGAGCCGATCAGCGGAACGGCAAAGTGCCAGAACTTGTCGATCGGTGATCAACTGAATGCCGGTGTCCGCTTTTTGGACATCCGCTGCCGTCACATCAATGACGCCTTCGCGATTCATCATGGACAGGTCTACCAGAACATGAATTTCAACGATGTTCTGAATGCCACCATCGGCTTCCTGAACTCAAATCCCGGGGAGACCGTGATCATGAGCGTGAAGGAAGAATACACGCCTTCCGGAAACACGCGTTCTTTCGAGGCCACCTTTGATACCTATACCGCGGCCAACCCTTCGAAATGGTTGCTCGGTTCGTCCATTCCCACGCTCACCCAAGCTCGTGGAAAGATCGTGCTCTTCCGGCGCTTCGGCGCGTCGTCGACCCCCAAGGGTATCGATGCGTCGAGTTGGCCGGACAATACCACATTCAGCACCGGCGGCACCCTGCGGGTGCAGGATTGCTACAATGTCTCGAACAACGACACCAAGTGGGCACAGATCCTTCAGGTCCTCAATGAGGCGCGCTATGGCGGACCGAACACGCTGTATGTGAATTTCTCGAGCGGAACCTCCAGCGGCATATTCGGCATCCCGAACATCCCGAACGTGTCGAATAATATCAACCCGCGCTTGGTCACCTTCTTCAACGGGAACCCCAGCGGTCGCTTCGGCTCGATCCTCATGGACTTCGCCGATGCTTCGAAGTGCACACAGATCTACAACACCAACGCTCCGGCAGGCCGCCCGGCGTATCGCCCGGCCTACTTCATGATCGTGAACCGTAACAGCGGCAAGTGCCTCGACCTCATCAGCGGGAACACTGGCAATGGAGCCCAAGTGAACCAGTGGACCTACGACTACAACGGAGCGAACCAGCGCTGGGTACTCGCACCCACGGAGAATTCGGATCATTTCCGGATTTCCTCATGGGTCAGCGGCAAGTGCGCATGCATCGAGATGGACTCCACCGCTGCGGGCGCGAAGCTTCACGCTTACGACTACACCGGAAACAATCCCGGCCAGCAGTTCGACCTCGTGGATGCAGGTGGCGGCTACTATAAGATCCGCAACGTGAAGAGCGGGCTCATCCTGCAAATCACCGGCACTGGCACCGCAAACAACGACCGTGTCGAACAAGCCACGGACACCGGCGCGATCAACCAGCAATGGCGCCTCCAGCCATGGGGCGATTACTTCGCACGTGCCTCCACCGGGAAATACATCTGCGTGGAGAATATGGGGAGCACCAATGGCAGCCCGGTCATCCAGTATACCTACGAGAACAACCCGTGGTTCAAGTGGCGCTTCGAAAGCGTCACCGACGGCCACCTGCGCGCCTTCAGCCTGAATGCCCTCACCCGCGTCATCAGTGTCGTGAACGGCACCAGCGTGAATGGCGAGGACTGCCATCTCTGGGACTACAACGTCTCCAATGCCGGCGATCAGAAGCTCCGCATCCTCCCGAAGACGAATGGACTCTTCAAATTCTACTTTGTCCACGATGGCATGAGCTGGGACATCCCCGGTGGCAACACCGGCAACAATGTCCGCCTCGAACAATACCCCAACAACGGCAACTCATGGCAGGACTTCCTGCTCGAACGAGCACCGTAA
- a CDS encoding GDSL-type esterase/lipase family protein, translating to MKSIRLLSAVLTLATASAADPMAPIKPDTYKAPVKVACIGDSITEGVGAEQGRSYPTQLQELLGDKWKVSNFGVSGRTLLKKGDHPYWIEAKYQNALKSEPDVVIIMLGTNDTKPQNWEHEKEFVADYTELVKSFQALPSKPRIYACRPVPVPGEGNFGINEKNLQEWIKRINKLAKDMDIGVIDMHKALERKDEMLPDRVHPNTEGASEMAKAAFEALTGDKAPKPAGAKK from the coding sequence ATGAAATCCATCCGTCTCCTGTCTGCCGTCCTCACGCTGGCCACCGCATCCGCCGCCGATCCGATGGCCCCGATCAAGCCCGATACCTACAAGGCTCCGGTGAAGGTCGCCTGCATCGGAGATAGTATCACGGAGGGCGTGGGCGCCGAGCAGGGCCGTTCCTACCCCACCCAACTTCAGGAGCTCCTGGGCGACAAGTGGAAGGTGAGCAATTTCGGCGTCAGCGGCCGCACGCTTCTGAAGAAGGGCGACCACCCTTACTGGATCGAAGCAAAGTATCAGAACGCACTGAAGTCCGAGCCGGACGTGGTGATCATCATGCTCGGCACGAACGACACCAAGCCGCAGAACTGGGAGCATGAGAAGGAGTTCGTGGCGGATTACACGGAGCTGGTGAAGTCCTTCCAAGCGCTGCCGAGCAAGCCGCGCATCTACGCCTGCCGCCCGGTGCCAGTACCCGGCGAGGGGAACTTCGGCATCAACGAGAAGAATCTCCAAGAGTGGATCAAGCGCATCAACAAGCTGGCCAAGGACATGGACATCGGCGTGATCGACATGCACAAGGCTCTCGAGCGGAAGGACGAGATGCTGCCCGACCGCGTGCACCCGAATACTGAAGGAGCCAGCGAAATGGCAAAGGCGGCCTTTGAGGCGCTGACGGGCGACAAGGCTCCGAAGCCGGCCGGAGCGAAGAAGTAA
- a CDS encoding acetylxylan esterase codes for MSLPLSLAAVTTGMMLVSGGIARAQDGLPDPLVSTDGTKITSAKEWKEKRRPELLEFFAREMYGQSPGVPEKMSFEEFDRDREALDGKATRIQIAIYPGGKPGPRIDLLIYVPNGVEGPVPAFLGLNFWGNHAIHKDPGIRLTESWVENNHQPYVDLKGVDANRATDETRGVNASQWPVEMILSRGYAVATMYREDVAPDHEPYFGSGVPPLYPELQRGEGNWGTIAIWAWSLSRALDVLENEPLIDARRVAAFGFSRLGKAALWAGANDERFALTISNESGAGGAKLFHRGVGEDIQRLNSLFPHWFSRKFRAYIGKDKELPFDQHLMISCIAPRPVYVASAIEDRNADPEGEFEGLKAAEGVFELLGAKGLPAERWPEVDVSVQGGIGYHVRAGRHDVTDFDWEQYLKFSDKHLKGK; via the coding sequence ATGTCGCTTCCCCTTTCCCTCGCAGCCGTGACCACGGGCATGATGCTAGTCTCAGGCGGCATCGCCCGTGCTCAGGATGGTCTGCCGGATCCACTGGTGTCCACCGATGGCACGAAGATCACGAGTGCCAAGGAGTGGAAGGAGAAGCGACGGCCCGAGCTGCTGGAATTTTTCGCGCGTGAGATGTACGGGCAATCCCCCGGGGTGCCGGAGAAGATGAGCTTCGAGGAATTCGATCGCGATAGGGAGGCTCTCGATGGAAAGGCGACCCGAATCCAGATCGCGATTTATCCGGGCGGCAAGCCGGGCCCACGGATTGACCTGCTAATCTACGTGCCGAATGGCGTGGAGGGACCGGTACCTGCATTCCTCGGCCTCAATTTTTGGGGCAATCATGCCATCCACAAGGACCCGGGCATTCGCCTTACGGAGAGTTGGGTGGAGAACAATCACCAGCCCTATGTGGATCTGAAAGGCGTGGATGCAAACCGCGCGACCGACGAGACACGCGGGGTAAATGCTTCGCAGTGGCCGGTGGAGATGATCCTTTCGCGCGGCTACGCGGTGGCGACGATGTATCGCGAGGATGTCGCACCGGATCATGAACCCTACTTTGGCAGCGGCGTGCCGCCCTTGTATCCCGAACTCCAGCGGGGCGAGGGAAATTGGGGGACGATCGCGATTTGGGCGTGGTCTCTGAGCCGGGCGCTCGATGTGTTGGAAAACGAACCGTTGATCGATGCGAGGAGGGTGGCGGCTTTCGGTTTCTCGAGGCTTGGCAAGGCAGCGCTCTGGGCGGGCGCGAATGACGAACGCTTCGCGCTGACGATCAGCAATGAATCGGGAGCGGGGGGAGCCAAGCTTTTCCATCGCGGTGTAGGCGAGGATATCCAGCGGCTGAATTCCTTGTTCCCGCATTGGTTCAGCCGGAAGTTCCGGGCTTACATCGGTAAGGACAAGGAGCTGCCCTTTGACCAGCATCTGATGATTTCGTGCATCGCCCCGCGGCCGGTTTATGTGGCGAGTGCCATCGAGGATAGGAACGCGGATCCCGAAGGAGAGTTCGAGGGACTAAAGGCAGCGGAGGGGGTGTTCGAGTTATTGGGGGCGAAGGGCCTGCCGGCGGAAAGATGGCCAGAGGTCGACGTTTCGGTGCAGGGCGGCATCGGGTATCACGTCAGGGCGGGGAGGCATGACGTAACGGATTTTGACTGGGAGCAGTATTTGAAGTTTTCGGACAAGCATTTGAAGGGGAAGTGA
- a CDS encoding HupE/UreJ family protein, which translates to MENHPFCRSQKGIRKSVVPARSTRAGTISLGSLLLLLPQIASAHGTVEGLDEFVNGLLHPLFSPAHVLVLLAFGFWIGTHPPIRLRSPLPAFALGALAGLLCAWKGMLSPVYQPVLLGVAMLAAIVVAADFKLPLSIRVICGAIAGFLLGLDSPPDLAGNPQAIFKTLIGTWIGLYIWLVNPAFYTSLLPQKKWASYAVRIAASWIIAIAVMVLAFAFRK; encoded by the coding sequence ATGGAGAACCATCCCTTTTGCCGGTCTCAAAAAGGAATCCGTAAATCCGTCGTTCCCGCCCGATCTACCCGTGCGGGCACCATCTCGCTCGGCTCCCTGCTTCTCCTGCTTCCGCAGATCGCCTCGGCCCACGGCACCGTGGAAGGACTGGATGAATTCGTGAATGGCTTGCTGCATCCGCTTTTCTCACCGGCCCATGTCCTCGTGTTGCTCGCATTCGGCTTCTGGATCGGCACGCATCCCCCGATCCGCCTGCGGTCGCCGCTGCCCGCCTTCGCGCTCGGTGCCTTGGCTGGGCTGCTCTGCGCATGGAAGGGCATGCTTTCGCCGGTCTATCAGCCCGTCCTGTTAGGTGTGGCCATGCTGGCCGCCATCGTGGTCGCCGCCGACTTCAAGCTGCCGCTGAGCATCCGCGTCATCTGCGGTGCGATCGCCGGCTTTCTCCTCGGACTCGACTCCCCGCCGGATCTTGCAGGAAACCCGCAGGCGATCTTCAAGACGCTGATCGGCACTTGGATCGGCCTCTACATCTGGCTCGTGAATCCCGCCTTCTATACCTCCCTCCTCCCGCAGAAGAAGTGGGCCAGCTACGCCGTGAGGATCGCCGCCTCATGGATCATCGCGATCGCGGTGATGGTGCTCGCGTTTGCGTTTAGAAAGTAG